In a genomic window of Streptomyces sp. NBC_01142:
- the glgB gene encoding 1,4-alpha-glucan branching enzyme, producing the protein MTARPSSRNPSDPHVQKQTAETGPRRKQKAPAPRPRAGGSHGVRAARALADGDRERLLTGAHHDPHALLGAHSVRSGVELRVLRPYARAVTVLGKGLRAELHEDGDGFFSGLLPMRTAPEYHLLVTYDSPDAEATEGAEGGRAGTHEIEVQDPYRFLPSLGELDLHLIGEGRHEELWTALGAQPMTHQNVTGTRFTLWAPNARGVRVVGDFNFWDGTGFPMRSLGSTGVWELFVPGVGEGSLYKFDIMRPDGSHTLRADPMARRAEVPPANASIVTESHHVWHDEEWMAQRGDRPVHEAPFSVYEVHLGSWRPGLTYRQLAVQLPAYVKDLGFTHVELMPVAEHPFGVSWGYQVTGFYAPTSRMGTPDDFRFLVDSLHRAGIGVLVDWVPAHFPKDDWALAQFDGRPLYEHEDPARAAHPDWGTLEFDYGRKEVRNFLVANATYWCAEFHIDGLRVDAVASMLYLDYSREQGEWTPNVHGGRENLDAVAFLQEMNATVYRRCPGVVTIAEESTAWDGVTRATHHVGPGGFGGLGFGLKWNMGWMHDSLGYASHEPVHRKFHHNEMTFSMVYAYSENYVLPISHDEVVHGKRSLVSKMPGDWWQQRANHRAYLGFMWAHPGKQLLFMGQEFAQGAEWSEGHGPDWWLLDPSYAAEADHRGVRDLVRELNTVYGATPALWQRDTDPEGFAWVDGDASEDNVFAFLRYDASGAPLLAVSNFSPVVRHEYRLGVPESSVVWTEVLNTDAARYGGGDVLNEDPLKPEAVPSHGRPASIRLTLPPLATLWLRQA; encoded by the coding sequence GTGACCGCCCGACCCTCGTCCCGTAACCCGTCCGACCCCCATGTACAGAAGCAGACGGCCGAGACCGGGCCCCGCCGCAAGCAGAAAGCGCCGGCGCCGCGGCCCCGTGCCGGTGGCAGCCACGGCGTACGCGCGGCGAGGGCGCTCGCGGACGGGGACAGGGAGCGTCTGCTCACCGGCGCCCACCACGACCCGCACGCGCTGCTCGGCGCCCACTCGGTCCGCAGCGGCGTCGAACTGCGCGTACTGCGCCCCTACGCGCGGGCGGTGACCGTCCTCGGCAAAGGGCTCCGTGCCGAGCTGCACGAGGACGGCGACGGCTTCTTCTCCGGGCTGCTGCCGATGCGTACCGCCCCGGAGTACCACTTGCTGGTCACGTACGACAGCCCGGACGCCGAGGCCACCGAGGGCGCAGAAGGGGGGCGCGCAGGCACCCATGAGATCGAGGTGCAGGACCCGTACCGCTTCCTGCCCTCCCTCGGCGAGCTCGATCTGCATCTGATCGGCGAGGGCCGCCACGAGGAGCTGTGGACGGCGCTCGGCGCGCAGCCCATGACGCACCAGAACGTCACCGGCACCCGGTTCACCCTCTGGGCGCCCAACGCCCGCGGTGTGCGCGTCGTCGGCGACTTCAACTTCTGGGACGGCACCGGCTTTCCGATGCGGTCGCTCGGCTCGACCGGAGTCTGGGAGCTGTTCGTCCCCGGTGTCGGCGAGGGCTCGCTCTACAAGTTCGACATCATGCGCCCGGACGGCAGCCACACCCTGCGCGCCGACCCGATGGCGCGGCGCGCCGAGGTGCCACCCGCCAACGCCTCCATCGTGACGGAGTCCCACCATGTGTGGCACGACGAGGAGTGGATGGCACAGCGCGGCGACCGGCCCGTGCACGAAGCGCCGTTCTCCGTCTACGAAGTGCATCTCGGCTCCTGGCGGCCCGGCCTGACCTATCGCCAGCTGGCTGTCCAGCTTCCGGCGTACGTCAAGGACTTGGGATTCACCCATGTCGAGCTGATGCCGGTCGCCGAGCACCCCTTCGGCGTCTCCTGGGGATACCAGGTCACCGGCTTCTACGCCCCCACCTCCCGGATGGGCACCCCCGACGACTTCCGCTTCCTCGTCGACTCCCTGCACCGGGCGGGCATCGGAGTGCTCGTGGACTGGGTGCCCGCGCACTTCCCGAAGGACGACTGGGCGCTCGCCCAGTTCGACGGCCGTCCGCTGTACGAGCACGAGGACCCGGCCCGCGCCGCGCACCCCGACTGGGGCACCCTCGAGTTCGACTACGGCCGCAAGGAGGTACGCAACTTCCTGGTCGCCAACGCCACGTACTGGTGCGCGGAGTTCCACATCGACGGGCTGCGGGTCGACGCCGTCGCCTCGATGCTCTACCTCGACTACTCCCGTGAGCAGGGCGAGTGGACCCCGAACGTCCACGGCGGCCGGGAGAATCTGGACGCGGTCGCCTTCCTCCAGGAGATGAACGCCACCGTCTACCGGCGCTGCCCCGGCGTCGTCACGATCGCCGAGGAGTCCACGGCCTGGGACGGGGTCACGCGGGCCACCCACCATGTGGGACCGGGCGGCTTCGGCGGCCTCGGCTTCGGCCTGAAGTGGAACATGGGCTGGATGCACGACTCGCTGGGCTACGCCTCGCACGAGCCGGTGCACCGCAAGTTCCACCACAACGAGATGACGTTCTCGATGGTGTACGCGTACAGCGAGAACTACGTCCTGCCCATCTCGCACGACGAGGTCGTGCACGGCAAGCGGTCTCTGGTGAGCAAGATGCCCGGCGACTGGTGGCAGCAGCGCGCCAACCACCGTGCGTATCTGGGCTTCATGTGGGCCCACCCCGGCAAGCAACTGCTGTTCATGGGCCAGGAGTTCGCCCAGGGCGCGGAGTGGTCGGAGGGCCACGGCCCCGACTGGTGGCTGCTCGACCCCTCGTACGCCGCGGAGGCCGACCACCGCGGCGTACGGGACCTGGTCCGCGAGCTGAACACCGTGTACGGGGCCACCCCGGCGCTCTGGCAGCGGGACACGGACCCCGAGGGTTTCGCGTGGGTGGACGGCGACGCGTCGGAGGACAACGTCTTCGCGTTCCTGCGCTACGACGCCTCGGGCGCCCCGCTGCTCGCCGTCAGCAACTTCTCGCCGGTGGTGCGCCACGAGTACCGGCTCGGGGTGCCGGAGTCGTCCGTTGTCTGGACGGAGGTCCTCAACACGGACGCGGCACGCTACGGCGGCGGCGACGTACTGAACGAGGACCCGCTGAAGCCGGAGGCGGTGCCGTCCCACGGCCGCCCGGCAAGCATCCGGCTGACGCTGCCCCCGCTGGCGACGCTCTGGCTGCGCCAGGCCTGA
- a CDS encoding maltokinase produces the protein MSEAASTRTPVALLPSLAPLLHEWLPRQRWFAGKGHPLTGFSLVSATELLPLEKPGPGLLHLLVRVQQPGLPAASSQDCYQLLLGVRETLPPHLAPALIGHVTEGPLTGRTVYEGLHDPRLAELILERLRTPGALGPLRFDRLDHAPVIPGGLAARPLEAEQSNSSLVYGDAYILKLFRRIHPGPNPDLELPLALARAGCRRVPAPVAWYEATVPEPFTLGVLQPFLQGSQDGWLLALDSLAGGRAFTDEARALGRVTAEVHTALAAALPTVMLRGPQTEHLAASMAERLDAAAQAVPTLVPYVPRLRAAFEAVASLGRRGRTWRAQRVHGDLHLGQTLHLGHTPDPGQAQHPGQTSGPGRTPHPSQAPHSGRAPRGTDSSEAAEGHWSVIDFEGEPARPLTERRRPQPPVRDVAGMLRSFDYAARTHRPWNPAWAEHCRTAYCEGYAEVSDADPRTEPELLRAYETDKAVYEVVYEARHRPDWLPVPMAAIERLAALP, from the coding sequence ATGTCGGAGGCTGCATCCACCCGGACTCCCGTCGCTCTCCTCCCGTCACTCGCCCCACTCCTGCACGAATGGCTCCCCCGGCAACGCTGGTTCGCCGGCAAGGGCCACCCTCTGACCGGCTTCTCCCTCGTCTCGGCGACCGAGCTGCTGCCCCTGGAGAAGCCGGGACCCGGACTGCTGCATCTGCTCGTACGCGTGCAGCAGCCGGGACTTCCGGCCGCCTCGTCGCAGGACTGCTATCAACTGCTCCTCGGCGTACGCGAGACGCTTCCACCGCATCTCGCTCCCGCACTGATCGGCCATGTGACCGAGGGTCCGCTGACCGGGCGGACGGTCTACGAGGGACTGCACGATCCACGGCTGGCCGAGCTGATCCTGGAGCGGCTGCGCACGCCGGGCGCGCTCGGACCGCTCCGCTTCGACCGCCTCGACCACGCTCCGGTCATCCCGGGCGGCCTCGCGGCGCGCCCGTTGGAGGCCGAGCAGTCCAACTCCTCGCTGGTGTACGGCGATGCGTACATCCTCAAGCTCTTCCGCCGGATCCACCCGGGCCCCAACCCCGATCTCGAGCTGCCGCTCGCGCTCGCCCGCGCCGGGTGCCGCCGGGTACCGGCGCCCGTCGCCTGGTACGAGGCCACCGTGCCGGAGCCGTTCACCCTCGGGGTGCTTCAGCCGTTCCTGCAGGGTTCACAGGACGGCTGGCTGCTCGCGCTGGACTCGCTGGCAGGCGGGCGCGCCTTCACCGACGAGGCCCGTGCGCTGGGCCGGGTGACCGCCGAGGTTCATACGGCGCTGGCGGCAGCGCTGCCGACGGTGATGCTGCGCGGTCCGCAGACCGAACACCTGGCGGCATCGATGGCGGAGCGGCTGGACGCGGCGGCACAGGCAGTGCCCACCCTCGTTCCGTACGTACCCCGGCTGCGCGCCGCCTTCGAGGCGGTCGCCTCGCTCGGCCGTCGCGGCCGCACCTGGCGGGCCCAGCGGGTCCACGGCGATCTGCATCTGGGGCAGACGCTGCATCTCGGCCACACGCCCGATCCGGGGCAGGCGCAGCATCCCGGCCAGACGTCCGGGCCTGGCCGGACGCCCCATCCCTCGCAGGCGCCGCACTCCGGGCGGGCCCCGCGCGGAACCGATTCCTCCGAAGCGGCCGAGGGCCACTGGTCGGTGATCGACTTCGAGGGCGAGCCCGCGCGCCCGCTCACCGAACGCCGCCGCCCGCAGCCCCCGGTGCGCGACGTCGCCGGCATGCTGCGCTCCTTCGACTACGCGGCCCGCACCCACCGCCCGTGGAACCCGGCCTGGGCGGAGCACTGCCGTACGGCGTACTGCGAGGGCTACGCCGAGGTCTCCGACGCCGATCCGCGCACCGAGCCCGAACTGCTGCGTGCGTACGAGACGGACAAGGCCGTCTACGAGGTCGTGTACGAGGCCCGGCACCGCCCCGACTGGCTGCCGGTGCCGATGGCGGCGATCGAACGCCTCGCCGCACTCCCCTAG
- the treS gene encoding maltose alpha-D-glucosyltransferase, with product MIVNEPVHDTFEDTPAKDRDPDWFKRAVFYEVLVRSFQDSNGDGIGDLKGITAKLDYLQWLGVDCLWLPPFFKSPLRDGGYDVSDYTAVLPDFGDLADFVEFVDAAHQRGMRVIIDFVMNHTSDQHPWFQESRSDPDGPYGDYYVWADDDKQFQDARIIFVDTETSNWTFDPVRKQYYFHRFFSHQPDLNYENPAVQEEITSALRFWLDLGIDGFRLDAVPYLYQEEGTNCENLPATHSFLKRVRKEIDAHYPDTVLLAEANQWPEDVVDYFGDYAAGGDECHMAFHFPVMPRIFMAVRRESRYPVSEILAKTPAIPKSCQWGIFLRNHDELTLEMVTDEERDYMYAEYAKDPRMRANIGIRRRLAPLLDNDRNQIELFTALLLSLPGSPILYYGDEIGMGDNIWLGDRDAVRTPMQWTPDRNAGFSSSDPGRLYLPTIMDPVYGYQVTNVEASMSSPSSLLHWTRRMIEIRKQNHAFGLGSYTELPSSNPAVIAFLREYKDDLVLCVNNFSRFAQPTELDLRAFTGRHPVELIGGVRFPAIGQWPYLLTLAGHGFYWFRLRKEPVPN from the coding sequence ATGATCGTCAATGAGCCCGTCCACGACACGTTCGAGGACACACCCGCCAAGGACCGCGACCCCGACTGGTTCAAGCGGGCAGTCTTCTACGAGGTCCTCGTGCGGTCCTTCCAGGACAGCAACGGCGACGGCATCGGCGACCTCAAGGGCATCACTGCCAAACTGGACTATCTGCAGTGGCTGGGGGTCGACTGCCTCTGGCTGCCACCGTTCTTCAAGTCCCCTCTGCGGGACGGTGGTTACGACGTTTCCGACTACACCGCCGTCCTCCCCGACTTCGGCGATCTCGCCGACTTCGTGGAGTTCGTGGACGCCGCACACCAACGCGGCATGCGCGTCATCATCGACTTTGTCATGAACCACACCAGCGACCAGCACCCGTGGTTCCAGGAGTCCCGCAGCGACCCCGACGGGCCGTACGGCGACTACTACGTCTGGGCGGACGACGACAAACAGTTCCAGGACGCCCGGATCATCTTTGTCGACACCGAGACGTCGAACTGGACCTTCGACCCGGTGCGCAAGCAGTACTACTTCCACCGCTTCTTCTCCCACCAGCCCGATCTCAACTACGAGAACCCGGCGGTGCAGGAGGAGATCACCTCGGCACTGCGCTTCTGGCTCGATCTGGGCATCGACGGCTTCCGGCTGGACGCCGTGCCGTATCTGTACCAGGAGGAGGGCACCAACTGCGAGAACCTGCCCGCCACCCACTCCTTCCTCAAGCGGGTACGCAAGGAGATCGACGCGCACTACCCGGACACCGTGCTCCTCGCCGAGGCCAACCAGTGGCCCGAGGACGTCGTCGACTACTTCGGCGACTACGCGGCCGGCGGCGACGAGTGCCACATGGCGTTCCACTTCCCGGTGATGCCACGGATCTTCATGGCGGTGCGGCGCGAGTCCCGCTACCCGGTCTCCGAAATCCTGGCCAAGACCCCGGCGATCCCGAAAAGCTGCCAGTGGGGCATCTTCCTGCGCAACCACGACGAGCTCACGCTCGAGATGGTCACGGACGAAGAGCGCGACTACATGTACGCGGAGTACGCCAAGGACCCGCGGATGCGCGCCAATATCGGCATCCGCCGCCGGCTCGCCCCGCTCCTGGACAACGACCGCAACCAGATCGAGCTGTTCACGGCACTTCTGCTGTCGCTGCCGGGGTCGCCGATTCTGTACTACGGCGACGAGATCGGGATGGGCGACAACATCTGGCTCGGCGACCGGGACGCGGTACGCACCCCGATGCAGTGGACCCCCGACCGCAACGCCGGCTTCTCCTCCAGCGACCCGGGACGGCTGTATCTGCCCACGATCATGGATCCGGTCTACGGCTACCAGGTCACCAATGTCGAGGCTTCGATGTCCTCGCCGTCCTCACTGCTGCACTGGACCCGGCGGATGATCGAGATCCGTAAGCAGAACCACGCCTTCGGGCTCGGCTCGTACACGGAACTGCCGTCGTCCAACCCGGCAGTGATCGCGTTCCTGCGCGAGTACAAGGACGACCTCGTGCTGTGCGTGAACAATTTCTCGCGTTTCGCGCAGCCCACGGAACTCGATCTGCGGGCGTTCACCGGACGGCATCCGGTGGAGCTGATCGGCGGGGTGCGGTTCCCGGCCATCGGGCAGTGGCCCTACCTGCTGACTCTCGCGGGTCACGGTTTCTACTGGTTCCGACTGCGGAAGGAGCCGGTCCCGAACTGA
- a CDS encoding alpha-1,4-glucan--maltose-1-phosphate maltosyltransferase, whose product MIGRIPVLDVRPAVDCGRRPAKAVVGETFQVTATVFREGHDAVAANVVLRDPSGRPGPWTAMRELTPGTDRWGAEVTPGAEGRWTYAVEAWSDPVATWRHHAQIKIPAGIDTALVLAEGAELYERAAAEVPKSEGREAVLAAVDALRDQERPAAARLAAALAPDAEAALARHPLRELVTTSRPLPLLVERRRALYGSWYELFPRSEGAVVAEGEPPVSGTLRTAAERLPAVAAMGFDVVYLPPVHPIGTTHRKGPDNTLSPGAHDVGVPWAIGSAEGGHDALHPDLGTFEDFDHFVTAARSLRMEVALDFALQCSPDHPWVSEHPEWFHHRADGSIAYAENPPKKYQDIYPIAFDQDMRGLLQETVRVLRFWMDHGVRIFRVDNPHTKPVIFWEKVIADISRTDPDVIFLAEAFTRPAMMRTLAEVGFQQSYTYFTWRNTKQELTEYLTELSGDAAASMRPNFFVNTPDILHAYLQQGGRPAFEVRAVLAATMSPSWGVYAGYELCENTPLRDGSEEYLHSEKYQLRPRDWESAEREGRTIAPLITALNRLRRRHPALQQLRDIHFHSTDNDAVIAYSKHAGSNTVLVVANLDPHHTQEATVSLDMPLLGLDWHESAPVRDELTGETYHWGRANYVRLEPGITPAHIVVLRPSPPIGGSPTS is encoded by the coding sequence ATGATCGGTCGCATCCCCGTCCTGGACGTCCGCCCCGCAGTCGACTGCGGGAGAAGGCCCGCGAAAGCGGTGGTCGGTGAGACCTTCCAGGTCACCGCCACCGTCTTCCGCGAGGGCCATGACGCGGTCGCCGCCAATGTCGTCCTGCGCGATCCGAGCGGCCGCCCCGGCCCCTGGACCGCCATGCGTGAACTCACCCCGGGCACCGACCGGTGGGGAGCCGAGGTCACGCCGGGCGCCGAGGGGCGCTGGACGTACGCCGTCGAGGCCTGGAGCGACCCGGTCGCCACCTGGCGCCACCACGCCCAGATCAAGATCCCCGCCGGGATCGACACCGCCCTGGTGCTGGCCGAGGGAGCCGAGCTGTACGAACGCGCCGCCGCAGAGGTGCCCAAGAGCGAGGGGCGCGAAGCCGTGCTGGCCGCCGTCGACGCGCTGCGCGACCAGGAGCGCCCCGCCGCCGCCCGGCTCGCCGCCGCCCTCGCCCCCGACGCCGAAGCGGCGCTCGCCCGCCACCCGCTGCGCGAACTGGTCACCACCTCCCGCCCGTTGCCCCTCCTCGTCGAGCGCCGGCGTGCCCTGTACGGCTCCTGGTACGAGCTCTTCCCGCGCTCCGAGGGCGCGGTCGTGGCCGAGGGCGAGCCGCCGGTCTCCGGCACGCTGCGCACCGCCGCCGAGCGGCTGCCCGCCGTCGCCGCGATGGGCTTCGACGTCGTCTATCTGCCGCCCGTCCACCCCATCGGCACCACCCACCGCAAGGGCCCCGACAACACCCTCTCCCCCGGCGCCCACGATGTCGGCGTGCCCTGGGCCATCGGCTCCGCCGAGGGCGGCCACGACGCGCTCCACCCCGACCTCGGCACATTCGAGGACTTCGACCACTTCGTCACGGCGGCCCGCTCCCTGCGCATGGAGGTCGCCCTGGACTTCGCCCTCCAGTGCTCCCCCGACCACCCCTGGGTGAGCGAGCACCCCGAGTGGTTCCACCACCGCGCCGACGGCTCGATCGCGTACGCCGAGAACCCGCCGAAGAAGTACCAGGACATCTATCCGATCGCCTTCGACCAGGACATGCGCGGCCTGCTCCAGGAGACCGTGCGGGTGCTGCGCTTCTGGATGGACCACGGCGTACGGATCTTCCGCGTCGACAATCCGCACACCAAGCCGGTCATCTTCTGGGAGAAGGTGATCGCGGACATCAGCCGGACCGACCCCGATGTGATCTTCCTGGCGGAGGCATTCACCCGCCCGGCGATGATGCGCACCCTCGCCGAGGTCGGCTTCCAGCAGTCGTACACGTACTTCACCTGGCGCAACACCAAGCAGGAACTCACCGAGTACCTCACCGAGCTCTCCGGCGACGCCGCCGCCTCCATGCGCCCCAACTTCTTCGTGAACACCCCCGACATCCTCCACGCCTACCTCCAGCAGGGCGGCAGACCCGCCTTCGAGGTACGGGCGGTGCTCGCCGCGACCATGTCTCCGTCCTGGGGTGTGTACGCCGGCTACGAGCTGTGCGAGAACACCCCCCTGCGGGACGGCAGCGAGGAGTACCTTCACTCGGAGAAGTACCAACTGCGGCCGCGTGACTGGGAGTCGGCCGAGCGCGAGGGCCGCACCATCGCCCCCCTGATCACGGCACTCAACCGGCTCAGGCGGCGGCACCCCGCCCTCCAGCAGCTGCGTGACATCCACTTCCACTCCACCGACAACGACGCGGTGATCGCGTACTCCAAGCACGCGGGCTCGAACACCGTGCTCGTGGTCGCCAACCTCGACCCCCACCACACCCAGGAGGCCACGGTCTCGTTGGACATGCCGCTACTCGGCCTCGACTGGCACGAGAGCGCACCGGTGCGCGACGAGCTCACCGGCGAGACCTATCACTGGGGCAGGGCCAACTATGTGCGCCTCGAGCCGGGCATCACGCCCGCGCACATCGTCGTTCTGCGACCGTCCCCGCCGATCGGAGGGTCACCCACATCATGA
- the glgP gene encoding alpha-glucan family phosphorylase produces the protein MKAIRRFTVRPVLPEPLHPLSDLARNLRWSWHTETRDLFQAVDPEGWQATGGDPVRLLGAVSGARLAELASDRRFLRRLTAAADDLDDYLHGRRWYQAHSGGTGNSGSEEPEFPVAVAYFSPEFGVTAALPQYSGGLGILAGDHLKAASDLGVPLIGVGLLYRHGYFRQSLSRDGWQQEHYPLLDPNELPVSLLRESDGTPARVSLALPGGRSLHAHIWVARVGRVPLLMLDSDVEENGHSERDVTDRLYGGGSEHRLLQEMLLGIGGVRALRTYCRLTGHPGPEVFHTNEGHAGFLGLERIRELGDAGLEFDAALEAVRAGTVFTTHTPVPAGIDRFDRELVARHFGDHAELAGVPVEKVLQLGMETYPGGEANLFNMAVMGLRLAQRANGVSVLHGAVSRGMFAGLWPGFDVEEVPITSVTNGVHAPTWVAPEVFRLGARQIGPGRTEDALSVGGSERWDSVKDIPDSDIWELRRGLREQLVLEVRKRLHASWRQRGAGAAELGWIDGVLDPDVLTIGFARRVPSYKRLTLMLRDRDRLMELLLHPTRPIQIVVAGKAHPADDGGKRLVRELVRFADDPRVRHRIVFLPDYGMGMAQKLYPGCDVWLNNPLRPLEACGTSGMKAALNGCLNLSVLDGWWDEWFEPDFGWAIPTADGAATDEDRRDELEAAALYELIEERVAPRFYDRGATGLPGRWIEMVRRTLTTLGPKVLAGRMVREYVERLYAPAAQAHRCLDAGTARELASWKSRVRAGWPQVAVDHVESLEHSAPAGGTAELGSTLVMRVRAALGELQPDDVEVQAVAGRVDSDDAIGEAQTFQLKPAGGPDLDGRWVFEGPLALDRTGPFGYTVRILPAHRLLAASADLGLVALPTEATGEGAGVLMR, from the coding sequence GTGAAGGCCATTCGTCGATTCACCGTCCGCCCCGTCCTCCCCGAACCGCTCCATCCACTCAGCGATCTCGCGCGCAATCTGCGCTGGTCCTGGCACACCGAGACCCGTGACCTCTTCCAGGCCGTAGACCCCGAGGGCTGGCAGGCCACGGGGGGCGATCCCGTGCGGCTCCTCGGGGCCGTGTCCGGCGCCCGGCTGGCCGAGCTCGCCTCGGACCGGCGTTTTCTCCGCAGACTGACCGCCGCCGCCGACGACCTGGACGACTATCTGCACGGGCGCAGGTGGTACCAGGCACACAGTGGCGGCACCGGGAACTCCGGCTCCGAGGAGCCGGAATTCCCGGTCGCCGTCGCCTATTTCTCTCCCGAGTTCGGCGTCACCGCCGCACTGCCCCAGTACTCCGGCGGCCTCGGCATCCTCGCCGGGGACCATCTCAAGGCCGCCAGCGACCTCGGCGTACCGCTCATCGGCGTCGGGCTGCTCTACCGCCACGGCTACTTCCGCCAGTCCCTGTCCCGCGACGGCTGGCAGCAGGAGCACTATCCCCTCCTCGACCCGAACGAACTACCCGTCAGCCTGCTGCGCGAGTCCGACGGGACACCGGCCCGGGTGTCCCTCGCGCTGCCCGGCGGGCGCTCGCTGCACGCGCACATCTGGGTCGCCCGGGTCGGCCGCGTACCGCTGCTGATGCTCGACTCGGACGTCGAGGAGAACGGCCACAGCGAGCGCGATGTCACCGACCGGCTGTACGGCGGCGGCAGCGAGCACCGGCTGCTGCAGGAGATGCTGCTGGGGATCGGCGGCGTACGGGCCCTGCGGACGTACTGCCGGCTGACCGGCCACCCCGGGCCCGAGGTGTTCCACACCAACGAGGGGCACGCCGGCTTCCTCGGACTCGAACGCATCCGCGAACTCGGCGACGCCGGTCTCGAGTTCGACGCCGCGCTCGAGGCGGTGCGGGCCGGGACCGTGTTCACCACGCACACTCCCGTGCCCGCCGGGATCGACCGCTTCGACCGGGAGCTCGTGGCCCGGCACTTCGGCGACCACGCCGAGCTGGCCGGAGTCCCCGTCGAGAAGGTGCTCCAGCTCGGCATGGAGACCTACCCCGGCGGCGAGGCCAACCTCTTCAACATGGCCGTGATGGGGCTGCGGCTCGCCCAGCGTGCCAATGGTGTATCCGTCCTGCACGGGGCGGTGAGCCGCGGCATGTTCGCCGGCCTGTGGCCGGGCTTCGACGTCGAGGAGGTGCCGATCACCTCCGTCACCAACGGGGTGCACGCGCCGACCTGGGTGGCCCCCGAGGTGTTCCGGCTCGGCGCACGCCAGATCGGCCCGGGCCGTACCGAGGACGCCCTGTCCGTGGGCGGCTCCGAACGCTGGGACTCCGTGAAGGACATTCCGGACTCCGACATCTGGGAGCTGCGCCGCGGGCTGCGCGAACAGCTGGTCCTGGAGGTGCGGAAGCGGCTGCACGCCTCCTGGCGGCAGCGCGGGGCCGGGGCGGCCGAACTGGGCTGGATCGACGGGGTGCTCGACCCCGACGTACTCACCATCGGTTTCGCCCGCCGGGTCCCCTCGTACAAACGGCTCACCCTGATGCTGCGTGACCGGGACCGTCTGATGGAACTGCTGCTGCATCCGACCAGGCCCATCCAGATCGTCGTCGCGGGCAAGGCGCATCCGGCGGACGACGGCGGCAAACGGCTCGTACGGGAGCTGGTGCGGTTCGCCGACGACCCGCGCGTGCGCCATCGCATCGTCTTCCTGCCCGACTACGGCATGGGCATGGCGCAGAAGCTCTACCCGGGCTGCGATGTGTGGCTGAACAATCCGCTGCGCCCGCTGGAGGCCTGCGGGACCAGCGGAATGAAGGCCGCGCTCAACGGCTGCCTCAATCTGTCGGTGCTGGACGGCTGGTGGGACGAGTGGTTCGAGCCGGACTTCGGCTGGGCGATCCCCACCGCAGACGGCGCGGCCACCGACGAGGACCGGCGCGACGAGCTGGAGGCGGCCGCGCTGTACGAGCTGATCGAGGAGCGGGTGGCTCCGCGCTTCTACGACCGCGGAGCGACCGGGCTGCCCGGGCGCTGGATCGAGATGGTCCGCCGGACCCTGACCACGCTCGGTCCCAAGGTGCTCGCGGGACGCATGGTGCGGGAGTACGTGGAGCGTCTGTACGCTCCCGCGGCCCAGGCGCACCGTTGCCTGGATGCCGGCACCGCACGGGAGCTGGCGTCCTGGAAGTCCCGGGTGCGGGCGGGCTGGCCCCAGGTGGCCGTCGACCATGTGGAGTCCTTGGAGCATTCGGCGCCGGCGGGCGGTACCGCCGAGCTGGGCTCGACTCTGGTGATGCGGGTGCGGGCCGCGCTCGGTGAACTCCAGCCGGACGATGTCGAGGTGCAGGCGGTGGCCGGCCGGGTCGATTCCGACGATGCGATCGGCGAGGCCCAGACCTTCCAGCTGAAGCCGGCGGGCGGTCCCGACCTGGACGGCCGCTGGGTGTTCGAGGGGCCGCTGGCCCTGGACCGTACGGGTCCCTTCGGCTACACCGTGCGCATTCTGCCGGCCCACCGGCTGCTCGCGGCCAGCGCCGACCTGGGACTGGTGGCGCTGCCGACGGAGGCGACGGGGGAGGGTGCGGGCGTACTGATGCGCTGA